A window from Thermomonas aquatica encodes these proteins:
- a CDS encoding UvrD-helicase domain-containing protein, producing MHGNALHGLNPPQRQAVLHVEGPLLVLAGAGSGKTRVIVEKIAHLIQSGRYPAKRIAAITFTNKSAREMRERVAKRIRGDAAQELTISTFHALGLRILQIEHAKLGLRRGFSIFDADDSSVQLKDLLPPGSKPDVIDAAKQLISRAKNAGLSPEQAAEAARSTREREAAALYARYQQRLTAFNAVDFDDLIRLPVQLLETDAEAVAGWRERIGYLLVDECQDTNDAQYRLLKAIAGEKGHFTCVGDDDQSIYAWRGANPDNLLSLGTDYPKLEIIKLEQNYRCSNRVLRAANALIAHNPHEHPKTLWSDAADGERIRVWECKDAAHEAEKVAAEIQFVAQKHAAPWSEFCILFRGNHQSRALEKALQLLRIPYHLSGGTAFLDRGEVKDALAWLRLLANPDDDAAFLRAVQSPNRGVGATSLQRLGELANNAHMPLSRAADSISLAKQLPARAANALQGFSDIVRGLRIDAKTLAPAELVRKLNERSGLLAALRALCKDEAQFQARRRNLDELADWFDGPKTSGPGELAAALALLSHADKGDAGNQVRLMSMHAAKGLEFRYVFIVGVEDGNLPHEASIEEGRLDEERRLMYVGITRAKEQLWLSHANEAQRWGDRMRLKPSRFIDELPAEELQRDGADPVADAARKKERASAGIANIRALLGD from the coding sequence ATGCACGGCAACGCCCTCCACGGATTGAACCCCCCGCAACGCCAGGCCGTCCTGCACGTGGAAGGCCCGCTGCTGGTGCTGGCCGGCGCCGGCAGCGGCAAGACCCGGGTGATCGTGGAGAAGATCGCCCACCTGATCCAGAGCGGCCGCTACCCGGCCAAGCGGATCGCCGCGATCACCTTCACCAACAAATCGGCGCGCGAGATGCGCGAGCGCGTGGCCAAGCGCATCCGCGGCGATGCCGCGCAGGAGCTGACCATCAGCACCTTCCATGCGCTGGGCCTGCGCATCCTGCAGATCGAGCACGCCAAGCTCGGCCTGCGCCGCGGCTTCTCGATCTTCGATGCCGACGATTCCAGCGTACAGCTGAAGGACCTGTTGCCGCCGGGCAGCAAGCCGGACGTCATCGACGCGGCGAAACAGCTGATCTCGCGCGCGAAGAACGCCGGGCTGTCGCCCGAGCAGGCCGCCGAAGCCGCGCGCAGCACCCGCGAGCGCGAGGCCGCCGCGCTGTACGCGCGCTACCAGCAGCGCCTCACCGCGTTCAACGCGGTGGACTTCGACGACCTGATCCGGCTGCCGGTGCAATTGCTGGAAACCGATGCCGAGGCCGTGGCCGGCTGGCGCGAACGCATCGGCTATCTCCTCGTCGACGAATGCCAGGATACCAACGACGCGCAGTATCGCCTGCTGAAGGCGATCGCCGGCGAGAAAGGCCACTTCACCTGCGTGGGCGACGACGACCAGAGCATCTACGCCTGGCGCGGCGCCAACCCGGACAACCTGCTGTCGCTGGGCACGGATTACCCGAAGCTCGAAATCATCAAGCTCGAACAGAATTACCGCTGCAGCAACCGCGTGCTGCGCGCGGCCAATGCGCTGATCGCCCACAACCCGCACGAACACCCGAAGACCCTGTGGAGCGATGCCGCCGACGGCGAGCGCATCCGCGTCTGGGAATGCAAGGACGCCGCGCACGAGGCGGAGAAAGTCGCCGCCGAAATCCAGTTCGTCGCGCAGAAGCACGCGGCGCCGTGGAGCGAGTTCTGCATCCTGTTCCGCGGCAACCACCAGAGCCGCGCGCTGGAAAAGGCGCTGCAGCTGCTGCGCATCCCGTACCACCTGAGCGGCGGCACCGCCTTCCTCGACCGTGGCGAAGTGAAGGACGCGCTGGCCTGGCTGCGGCTGTTGGCCAACCCGGACGACGACGCGGCGTTCCTGCGCGCGGTGCAGTCGCCCAATCGCGGCGTCGGCGCGACCTCGCTGCAGCGCCTCGGCGAACTGGCGAACAATGCCCACATGCCGCTGTCGCGCGCGGCCGACTCGATCAGCTTGGCCAAGCAGCTGCCGGCACGCGCCGCGAATGCGCTGCAGGGCTTCAGCGACATCGTCCGTGGCCTGCGCATCGATGCCAAGACGCTGGCGCCGGCGGAACTGGTGCGCAAATTGAACGAACGTTCCGGCCTGCTCGCCGCGCTGCGCGCGCTGTGCAAGGACGAGGCGCAGTTCCAGGCGCGCCGGCGCAACCTCGACGAACTGGCCGACTGGTTCGACGGCCCGAAGACCTCCGGCCCCGGCGAACTCGCCGCCGCGCTTGCCTTGCTCAGTCACGCCGACAAGGGCGATGCCGGCAACCAGGTGCGGTTGATGTCGATGCACGCGGCGAAGGGGCTCGAGTTCCGTTACGTCTTCATCGTCGGCGTCGAGGACGGCAACCTGCCGCACGAGGCCAGCATCGAGGAAGGCCGCCTCGACGAGGAACGCCGGTTGATGTACGTGGGCATCACCCGCGCCAAGGAACAGCTGTGGCTCTCGCACGCCAACGAAGCGCAGCGCTGGGGCGACCGGATGCGCCTGAAGCCGAGCCGCTTCATCGATGAATTGCCGGCGGAAGAACTGCAGCGCGACGGCGCCGACCCGGTGGCCGATGCCGCGCGCAAGAAGGAACGCGCCAGCGCCGGCATCGCCAATATCCGCGCCCTGCTCGGCGACTGA
- the plsB gene encoding glycerol-3-phosphate 1-O-acyltransferase PlsB: protein MPETPASDPSQPDASAAAEASAPAQPGADSPQLPLPAFLSQPPEPAAAAPRTGKARPPLWARVLGKLIDPWLKLDIEPNEADQFQRFDDGRPVCYVLEDYGLSNALILERACREAGLPSPLQPMAGDPLGRRRAYVALSRRHANALGLLPGPEHKTHSGSLARLLEAHRRDPALDVQLVPVSIFVGQAPNRSSGWFSVLFSENWTLVGRFRRLLALLLNGRDTLVQFAPPVALRGIVGEDLPPERTVRKLSRVLRTHFRRVREVVVGPDLSTRRMLVDKVLAADSVREAIADQARRDKSKPEAAWQKAHAMAYEIAADYSHPMVRSLSFMLTPVWNRIYRGVLVHHLDKFKQAAPGYEVVYVPTHRSHMDYLLLSYLLYTHGVVPPHIFAGINLNLPVVGTILRKGGAFFARRSFKGNALYSAVFREYMAQLVAGGYSIEYFIEGGRSRTGRLLQPKVGSLAMTVRAYLRQPSRPVLFQPVYIGYEKLMEGRSYLDELSGKPKEKESIWQLLMGIPKVLRSNFGQVVVNFGEPIKLGDVLDAHAGWDGKPVPEDEKPAWLSETIDALAQNIQVNVNRAADVNPINLLALALLSTPQHAMGEADLLAQIALSQTLLREVPYSDYVTVTPHTPAQIVAHGEEIGTLLRTAHPLGDVLSVGDENAVLLSYFRNNVLHLFTASSWIAVCFLNNRRMSRAQLQRLGRSLYPFLQAELFLPWDEDGFAARIDRTIEVLVREGLLQQVGEDDGGILQRNAGQTDEVFRLRALGHSLQQAFERYYIAISVLVKNGSGTLSAGELESLCQLAAQRLSLLYANTAPEFFDKSLFRGFIQKLRELKLVWADGNGKLAFDERLNGWAKDARVVLGRELRHTIEKVSPDSTRTTGEIPAIAGETATGKDGTGS, encoded by the coding sequence ATGCCCGAAACCCCGGCGAGCGATCCCTCGCAACCGGACGCATCCGCTGCGGCCGAGGCGAGCGCGCCGGCCCAACCCGGCGCGGACAGCCCACAGCTGCCGCTGCCCGCCTTCCTGTCGCAACCGCCCGAGCCCGCCGCGGCCGCGCCGCGCACCGGCAAGGCCAGGCCGCCGCTGTGGGCGCGCGTGCTCGGCAAGCTGATCGACCCCTGGCTCAAGCTCGACATCGAGCCGAACGAAGCCGACCAGTTCCAGCGATTCGACGACGGCCGTCCGGTCTGCTACGTGCTCGAGGACTATGGCCTGTCCAACGCGCTGATCCTGGAGCGCGCCTGCCGCGAGGCCGGCCTGCCCTCGCCGCTGCAGCCGATGGCGGGCGATCCGCTGGGCCGCAGGCGCGCCTACGTGGCGTTGTCGCGCCGGCATGCCAATGCGCTGGGCCTGCTGCCCGGGCCCGAGCACAAGACCCATTCCGGTTCGCTGGCGCGGCTGCTCGAGGCCCATCGCCGCGACCCGGCGCTGGACGTGCAGTTGGTGCCGGTCTCGATCTTCGTCGGCCAGGCGCCGAACCGCAGCAGCGGCTGGTTCAGCGTGCTGTTCTCGGAGAACTGGACCCTCGTCGGCCGCTTCCGCCGGCTGCTGGCGCTGCTGCTCAACGGCCGCGACACCCTGGTCCAGTTCGCCCCGCCGGTGGCGCTGCGCGGCATCGTCGGCGAAGACCTGCCGCCGGAACGCACGGTGCGCAAGCTCAGCCGCGTGCTGCGCACCCACTTCCGCCGCGTGCGCGAGGTGGTGGTCGGCCCCGACCTGTCGACCCGGCGCATGCTGGTGGACAAGGTGCTGGCCGCCGACAGCGTGCGCGAGGCGATCGCCGACCAGGCCCGCCGCGACAAGAGCAAGCCGGAAGCCGCCTGGCAGAAGGCGCATGCGATGGCCTACGAGATCGCCGCCGACTATTCGCACCCGATGGTGCGCTCGCTCAGCTTCATGCTCACCCCGGTGTGGAACCGGATCTACCGCGGCGTGCTGGTGCATCACCTGGACAAGTTCAAGCAGGCCGCGCCCGGCTACGAGGTGGTGTACGTGCCCACCCACCGCAGCCACATGGACTACCTGCTGCTGAGCTACCTGCTGTACACCCACGGGGTGGTGCCGCCGCACATCTTCGCCGGCATCAACCTCAACCTGCCGGTGGTCGGCACCATCCTGCGCAAGGGCGGCGCGTTCTTCGCCCGCCGCAGCTTCAAGGGCAACGCGCTGTATTCGGCGGTGTTCCGCGAATACATGGCGCAACTGGTCGCCGGCGGCTACTCGATCGAATACTTCATCGAGGGCGGGCGTTCGCGCACCGGCCGCCTGCTGCAGCCCAAGGTCGGCTCGCTGGCGATGACCGTGCGCGCCTACCTGCGCCAGCCCAGCCGCCCGGTGCTGTTCCAGCCGGTCTACATCGGCTACGAGAAGCTGATGGAGGGCCGCAGCTACCTGGACGAGCTGTCCGGCAAGCCGAAGGAAAAGGAATCGATCTGGCAGCTGCTGATGGGCATCCCCAAGGTGCTGCGGAGCAATTTCGGCCAGGTGGTGGTGAACTTCGGCGAGCCGATCAAGCTCGGCGACGTGCTCGACGCGCATGCCGGCTGGGACGGCAAGCCGGTGCCGGAGGACGAGAAGCCCGCGTGGCTGTCCGAGACCATCGATGCGCTGGCGCAGAACATCCAGGTCAACGTCAACCGCGCCGCCGACGTCAACCCGATCAACCTGCTGGCGCTGGCCTTGCTGTCCACCCCGCAGCACGCGATGGGCGAAGCCGACCTGCTGGCGCAGATCGCGCTGTCGCAGACCCTGCTGCGCGAGGTGCCGTATTCCGACTACGTCACCGTGACCCCGCACACGCCGGCGCAGATCGTCGCCCACGGCGAGGAGATCGGCACCCTGCTGCGCACCGCGCATCCGCTCGGCGACGTGCTCAGCGTCGGCGACGAGAACGCGGTGCTGCTGAGCTATTTCCGCAACAACGTGCTGCACCTGTTCACCGCCTCGTCGTGGATCGCGGTCTGCTTCCTCAACAACCGCCGCATGTCGCGCGCGCAGCTGCAGCGCCTCGGCCGCAGCCTGTACCCGTTCCTGCAGGCCGAGCTGTTCCTGCCCTGGGACGAGGACGGCTTCGCCGCGCGCATCGACCGCACCATCGAAGTGCTCGTCCGCGAAGGCCTGCTGCAGCAGGTCGGCGAGGACGACGGCGGCATCCTGCAGCGCAATGCCGGCCAGACCGACGAAGTGTTCCGCCTGCGCGCGCTGGGCCACTCCCTGCAACAGGCGTTCGAGCGCTACTACATCGCGATCAGCGTGCTGGTGAAGAACGGCAGCGGCACCCTCAGCGCCGGCGAACTGGAAAGCCTGTGCCAGCTCGCCGCGCAGCGCCTGAGCCTGCTGTACGCCAACACCGCGCCGGAATTCTTCGACAAGAGCCTGTTCCGCGGCTTCATCCAGAAGCTGCGCGAACTCAAGCTGGTGTGGGCCGACGGCAACGGCAAGCTGGCCTTCGACGAGCGCCTGAACGGCTGGGCCAAGGACGCGCGGGTGGTGCTGGGCCGCGAGCTGCGCCACACCATCGAGAAGGTCAGCCCGGACAGCACCCGCACCACCGGCGAGATCCCGGCGATCGCGGGCGAAACGGCCACCGGCAAGGACGGCACCGGCTCTTAA
- a CDS encoding 5'-nucleotidase, lipoprotein e(P4) family has product MRLMSSLLAAALLVGCASHAAKPEPPPAPAPAATAEAPATPPADDSLNATAWFQTSVERDLVYRAIYRAAAVQLPAALADKRWDALQKEDRGNDPRKLPPAIIVDVDETVLDNSPSSVRQIREQRGFDDANWNLWVNERKAKALPGAAEFLNAAAKRGVTIFYISNRTADQAQATIDNLRSAGFPIKDASQFLGLGTVVEGCEQEGSEKSCRRQLVGRGYRVLMQFGDQVGDFVQILANTPEGRRAAIAPYADWIGQRWWALPNPLYGSWEPALFNNAWSQPAGERRAQKEAALDDAK; this is encoded by the coding sequence ATGCGCCTGATGTCCAGCCTCCTCGCTGCCGCCCTGCTGGTCGGTTGCGCCAGCCACGCCGCCAAACCGGAACCGCCGCCGGCGCCCGCACCCGCAGCCACCGCGGAAGCACCGGCAACCCCGCCGGCGGACGACAGCCTGAATGCGACCGCCTGGTTCCAGACCTCGGTGGAACGCGACCTGGTCTATCGCGCGATCTACCGCGCCGCCGCCGTGCAGCTGCCGGCGGCGCTGGCCGACAAGCGCTGGGACGCGCTGCAGAAGGAAGACCGCGGCAACGACCCGCGCAAGCTGCCGCCGGCGATCATCGTCGACGTGGATGAAACCGTACTCGACAACTCGCCCAGCTCCGTCCGCCAGATCCGCGAACAGCGCGGCTTCGACGATGCGAACTGGAACCTGTGGGTGAACGAACGCAAGGCCAAGGCGCTGCCCGGCGCGGCGGAGTTCCTGAATGCCGCCGCGAAGCGCGGCGTGACCATTTTCTACATCAGCAACCGCACCGCCGACCAGGCGCAGGCCACCATCGACAACCTGCGCAGCGCCGGGTTCCCGATCAAGGACGCCAGCCAGTTCCTGGGCCTGGGCACCGTGGTCGAGGGCTGCGAGCAGGAAGGCAGCGAGAAATCCTGCCGCCGGCAACTGGTCGGGCGCGGCTATCGCGTGCTGATGCAGTTCGGCGACCAGGTCGGCGATTTCGTGCAAATCCTGGCCAACACCCCCGAGGGGCGGCGCGCGGCGATCGCGCCGTACGCGGACTGGATCGGCCAACGCTGGTGGGCCCTGCCCAACCCGCTGTACGGCAGCTGGGAGCCGGCGCTGTTCAACAATGCCTGGTCGCAGCCCGCCGGGGAACGCCGCGCACAGAAGGAAGCCGCACTGGATGATGCCAAATAA